The proteins below come from a single Chryseobacterium capnotolerans genomic window:
- a CDS encoding helix-turn-helix domain-containing protein, translating to MITKINDEKKASEPLPDIKDNESKSSVVITDETVKSLLPKLEKFENSDKYLRKDLSLSWMANHLNTNPKYLSEVIKGYRNHNFTSYINELRINYIIRKLYENPIYREYKITYLAEECGYTTPRVFVNAFKKETGFTPSYFVEQLKASA from the coding sequence TTGATTACTAAGATCAATGATGAAAAGAAAGCGTCAGAACCGTTACCAGATATTAAAGATAATGAATCGAAGTCATCAGTTGTGATCACAGACGAAACAGTAAAATCACTACTGCCTAAGCTTGAAAAATTCGAAAATTCAGATAAATACCTTCGTAAGGACTTAAGCCTTAGTTGGATGGCTAATCATCTTAATACCAATCCAAAATACCTTTCTGAGGTCATTAAAGGGTATAGAAATCATAATTTCACCAGTTATATCAATGAACTCCGCATTAATTATATCATCAGGAAACTCTATGAAAACCCAATCTACAGGGAATATAAGATAACTTATCTGGCGGAAGAATGTGGCTACACAACGCCACGTGTATTTGTGAATGCTTTCAAAAAAGAAACAGGTTTTACCCCTTCTTATTTTGTGGAACAATTGAAAGCTTCTGCATAA